The following proteins come from a genomic window of Canis aureus isolate CA01 chromosome 3, VMU_Caureus_v.1.0, whole genome shotgun sequence:
- the C3H1orf141 gene encoding uncharacterized protein C1orf141 homolog isoform X3 — protein MTEKILEKLDILDEQEKILLARRTKKNRLQSQGKKKTLVTPLTFDFQLEFKEDIVPSTSKKVPRITEDKSYSIKKTKRYICFKNEPEPRKSDFGKLNLGPHFVPTNIRTQESKSIEPVKENLKSRSFRPFLYLKDTAETKQACRRTLGPTTIYPAPKIQSSAYKKEKDSTLFAAQTGENPEESFDLAGRLEDYMNKRRKSPPQTGDFSKEENKTIRNDQLSEYCSIRKKNLLPLCFEDELKKPNAKIINISPAKTVTSHMEQNDTNPIIFHETGYVQMLLLTKNRLPLYPMEKENIYPHKRPDFVLERNCEILKSLISDQCIIPSKPKRIMPTAWKRDIRALAFKVGHRVVEGKLKKETSKQTFENISWSKLYDFSQTFSSLTKKFVGFFDKTVIQEMSARHGNLERMFSTVKPISKFSALPVKYGSKPLKTILEVHKLSNITPLDDLLK, from the exons atgacagaaaaaatcTTAGAGAAGTTAGATATTCTGGATGAGCAGGAAAAGATACTCTTGGCCAGAAGAACAAAG AAAAACAGGCTTcagagtcaaggaaaaaaaaagactttggttACACCCCTGACATTTGACTTTCAGTTGGAATTTAAAGAGGATATTGTTCCATCCACATCTAAGAAAGTACCCAGGATCACAGAAGACAAGTCAtatagtattaaaaaaacaaaaag atatatctgcTTCAAAAATGAGCCTGAACCTAGAAAGAGTGATTTTGGAAAGTTAAATTTAGGACCACACTTTGTACCAACAAATATAAGAACTCAAGAAAGCAAGTCAATAG AGCCagtgaaagaaaatctgaaatcaagatCTTTTAGACCTTTTCTTTATCTTAAGGACACAGCTGAG ACTAAACAAGCATGTAGAAGAACACTGGGTCCTACAACCATTTATCCTGCACCCAAGATTCAATCCAGTGCTtacaagaaggaaaaagactCTACTTTATTTGCAg ctCAAACTGGAGAAAACCCTGAGGAATCATTTGATTTGGCTGGTCGCTTAGAAGATTATATGaataaaag aagaaaatctCCCCCACAGACAGGTGATTttagcaaagaagaaaacaaaaccatcagAAATGATCAATTAAGTGAATATTGttccataagaaagaaaaatttgctCCCCTTGTGCTTTGAGGATGAATTGAAAAAGCCAAATGCCAAGATAATCAACATTAGTCCAGCAAAGACAGTAACTTCTCATATG GAACAAAATGACACAAATCCCATAATTTTCCATGAGACTGGATATGTACAAATGTTACTTTTGACAAAAAATAGACTTCCTCTCTATCCcatggaaaaggaaaacatttaccCACATAAAAGACcagattttgttttagaaagaaattgtGAAATCCTCAAATCTTTAATTAGTGATCAATGTATTATTCCTTCCAAACCTAAAAGAATTATGCCTACTGCATGGAAAAGAGATATACGAGCACTAGCTTTTAAAGTGGGCCATAGAGTTGTAGAGGGTAAACTAAAGAAGGAAACGAGTAAGCAGACATTTGAAAACATATCCTGGAGCAAACTCTATGATTTCTCACAGACTTTTTCCAGCCTAACAAAAAAATTTGTGGGCTTCTTTGATAAAACTGTTATTCAAGAAATGAGTGCCAGACATGGCAACTTGGAAAGAATGTTTTCTACAGTAAAACCAATTAGCAAATTCAGTGCCTTACCTGTCAAATATGGCTCAAAGCCTTTAAAAACTATACTCGAAGTTCATAAATTAAGTAATATAACACCACTGGATGATTTGTTAAAATAG
- the C3H1orf141 gene encoding uncharacterized protein C1orf141 homolog isoform X4, which produces MTEKILEKLDILDEQEKILLARRTKLEFKEDIVPSTSKKVPRITEDKSYSIKKTKRYICFKNEPEPRKSDFGKLNLGPHFVPTNIRTQESKSIEPVKENLKSRSFRPFLYLKDTAETKQACRRTLGPTTIYPAPKIQSSAYKKEKDSTLFAAQTGENPEESFDLAGRLEDYMNKRRKSPPQTGDFSKEENKTIRNDQLSEYCSIRKKNLLPLCFEDELKKPNAKIINISPAKTVTSHMEQNDTNPIIFHETGYVQMLLLTKNRLPLYPMEKENIYPHKRPDFVLERNCEILKSLISDQCIIPSKPKRIMPTAWKRDIRALAFKVGHRVVEGKLKKETSKQTFENISWSKLYDFSQTFSSLTKKFVGFFDKTVIQEMSARHGNLERMFSTVKPISKFSALPVKYGSKPLKTILEVHKLSNITPLDDLLK; this is translated from the exons atgacagaaaaaatcTTAGAGAAGTTAGATATTCTGGATGAGCAGGAAAAGATACTCTTGGCCAGAAGAACAAAG TTGGAATTTAAAGAGGATATTGTTCCATCCACATCTAAGAAAGTACCCAGGATCACAGAAGACAAGTCAtatagtattaaaaaaacaaaaag atatatctgcTTCAAAAATGAGCCTGAACCTAGAAAGAGTGATTTTGGAAAGTTAAATTTAGGACCACACTTTGTACCAACAAATATAAGAACTCAAGAAAGCAAGTCAATAG AGCCagtgaaagaaaatctgaaatcaagatCTTTTAGACCTTTTCTTTATCTTAAGGACACAGCTGAG ACTAAACAAGCATGTAGAAGAACACTGGGTCCTACAACCATTTATCCTGCACCCAAGATTCAATCCAGTGCTtacaagaaggaaaaagactCTACTTTATTTGCAg ctCAAACTGGAGAAAACCCTGAGGAATCATTTGATTTGGCTGGTCGCTTAGAAGATTATATGaataaaag aagaaaatctCCCCCACAGACAGGTGATTttagcaaagaagaaaacaaaaccatcagAAATGATCAATTAAGTGAATATTGttccataagaaagaaaaatttgctCCCCTTGTGCTTTGAGGATGAATTGAAAAAGCCAAATGCCAAGATAATCAACATTAGTCCAGCAAAGACAGTAACTTCTCATATG GAACAAAATGACACAAATCCCATAATTTTCCATGAGACTGGATATGTACAAATGTTACTTTTGACAAAAAATAGACTTCCTCTCTATCCcatggaaaaggaaaacatttaccCACATAAAAGACcagattttgttttagaaagaaattgtGAAATCCTCAAATCTTTAATTAGTGATCAATGTATTATTCCTTCCAAACCTAAAAGAATTATGCCTACTGCATGGAAAAGAGATATACGAGCACTAGCTTTTAAAGTGGGCCATAGAGTTGTAGAGGGTAAACTAAAGAAGGAAACGAGTAAGCAGACATTTGAAAACATATCCTGGAGCAAACTCTATGATTTCTCACAGACTTTTTCCAGCCTAACAAAAAAATTTGTGGGCTTCTTTGATAAAACTGTTATTCAAGAAATGAGTGCCAGACATGGCAACTTGGAAAGAATGTTTTCTACAGTAAAACCAATTAGCAAATTCAGTGCCTTACCTGTCAAATATGGCTCAAAGCCTTTAAAAACTATACTCGAAGTTCATAAATTAAGTAATATAACACCACTGGATGATTTGTTAAAATAG
- the C3H1orf141 gene encoding uncharacterized protein C1orf141 homolog isoform X2 produces the protein MSRKRYSWPEEQRLRPQGLMGVLPPCVSMWKLPPKNRLQSQGKKKTLVTPLTFDFQLEFKEDIVPSTSKKVPRITEDKSYSIKKTKRYICFKNEPEPRKSDFGKLNLGPHFVPTNIRTQEKPVKENLKSRSFRPFLYLKDTAETKQACRRTLGPTTIYPAPKIQSSAYKKEKDSTLFAAQTGENPEESFDLAGRLEDYMNKRRKSPPQTGDFSKEENKTIRNDQLSEYCSIRKKNLLPLCFEDELKKPNAKIINISPAKTVTSHMEQNDTNPIIFHETGYVQMLLLTKNRLPLYPMEKENIYPHKRPDFVLERNCEILKSLISDQCIIPSKPKRIMPTAWKRDIRALAFKVGHRVVEGKLKKETSKQTFENISWSKLYDFSQTFSSLTKKFVGFFDKTVIQEMSARHGNLERMFSTVKPISKFSALPVKYGSKPLKTILEVHKLSNITPLDDLLK, from the exons ATGAGCAGGAAAAGATACTCTTGGCCAGAAGAACAAAG GTTAAGGCCACAAGGCTTGATGGGagttctccctccctgtgtctccatGTGGAAACTGCCTCCA AAAAACAGGCTTcagagtcaaggaaaaaaaaagactttggttACACCCCTGACATTTGACTTTCAGTTGGAATTTAAAGAGGATATTGTTCCATCCACATCTAAGAAAGTACCCAGGATCACAGAAGACAAGTCAtatagtattaaaaaaacaaaaag atatatctgcTTCAAAAATGAGCCTGAACCTAGAAAGAGTGATTTTGGAAAGTTAAATTTAGGACCACACTTTGTACCAACAAATATAAGAACTCAAGAAA AGCCagtgaaagaaaatctgaaatcaagatCTTTTAGACCTTTTCTTTATCTTAAGGACACAGCTGAG ACTAAACAAGCATGTAGAAGAACACTGGGTCCTACAACCATTTATCCTGCACCCAAGATTCAATCCAGTGCTtacaagaaggaaaaagactCTACTTTATTTGCAg ctCAAACTGGAGAAAACCCTGAGGAATCATTTGATTTGGCTGGTCGCTTAGAAGATTATATGaataaaag aagaaaatctCCCCCACAGACAGGTGATTttagcaaagaagaaaacaaaaccatcagAAATGATCAATTAAGTGAATATTGttccataagaaagaaaaatttgctCCCCTTGTGCTTTGAGGATGAATTGAAAAAGCCAAATGCCAAGATAATCAACATTAGTCCAGCAAAGACAGTAACTTCTCATATG GAACAAAATGACACAAATCCCATAATTTTCCATGAGACTGGATATGTACAAATGTTACTTTTGACAAAAAATAGACTTCCTCTCTATCCcatggaaaaggaaaacatttaccCACATAAAAGACcagattttgttttagaaagaaattgtGAAATCCTCAAATCTTTAATTAGTGATCAATGTATTATTCCTTCCAAACCTAAAAGAATTATGCCTACTGCATGGAAAAGAGATATACGAGCACTAGCTTTTAAAGTGGGCCATAGAGTTGTAGAGGGTAAACTAAAGAAGGAAACGAGTAAGCAGACATTTGAAAACATATCCTGGAGCAAACTCTATGATTTCTCACAGACTTTTTCCAGCCTAACAAAAAAATTTGTGGGCTTCTTTGATAAAACTGTTATTCAAGAAATGAGTGCCAGACATGGCAACTTGGAAAGAATGTTTTCTACAGTAAAACCAATTAGCAAATTCAGTGCCTTACCTGTCAAATATGGCTCAAAGCCTTTAAAAACTATACTCGAAGTTCATAAATTAAGTAATATAACACCACTGGATGATTTGTTAAAATAG
- the C3H1orf141 gene encoding uncharacterized protein C1orf141 homolog isoform X1 has protein sequence MSRKRYSWPEEQRLRPQGLMGVLPPCVSMWKLPPKNRLQSQGKKKTLVTPLTFDFQLEFKEDIVPSTSKKVPRITEDKSYSIKKTKRYICFKNEPEPRKSDFGKLNLGPHFVPTNIRTQESKSIEPVKENLKSRSFRPFLYLKDTAETKQACRRTLGPTTIYPAPKIQSSAYKKEKDSTLFAAQTGENPEESFDLAGRLEDYMNKRRKSPPQTGDFSKEENKTIRNDQLSEYCSIRKKNLLPLCFEDELKKPNAKIINISPAKTVTSHMEQNDTNPIIFHETGYVQMLLLTKNRLPLYPMEKENIYPHKRPDFVLERNCEILKSLISDQCIIPSKPKRIMPTAWKRDIRALAFKVGHRVVEGKLKKETSKQTFENISWSKLYDFSQTFSSLTKKFVGFFDKTVIQEMSARHGNLERMFSTVKPISKFSALPVKYGSKPLKTILEVHKLSNITPLDDLLK, from the exons ATGAGCAGGAAAAGATACTCTTGGCCAGAAGAACAAAG GTTAAGGCCACAAGGCTTGATGGGagttctccctccctgtgtctccatGTGGAAACTGCCTCCA AAAAACAGGCTTcagagtcaaggaaaaaaaaagactttggttACACCCCTGACATTTGACTTTCAGTTGGAATTTAAAGAGGATATTGTTCCATCCACATCTAAGAAAGTACCCAGGATCACAGAAGACAAGTCAtatagtattaaaaaaacaaaaag atatatctgcTTCAAAAATGAGCCTGAACCTAGAAAGAGTGATTTTGGAAAGTTAAATTTAGGACCACACTTTGTACCAACAAATATAAGAACTCAAGAAAGCAAGTCAATAG AGCCagtgaaagaaaatctgaaatcaagatCTTTTAGACCTTTTCTTTATCTTAAGGACACAGCTGAG ACTAAACAAGCATGTAGAAGAACACTGGGTCCTACAACCATTTATCCTGCACCCAAGATTCAATCCAGTGCTtacaagaaggaaaaagactCTACTTTATTTGCAg ctCAAACTGGAGAAAACCCTGAGGAATCATTTGATTTGGCTGGTCGCTTAGAAGATTATATGaataaaag aagaaaatctCCCCCACAGACAGGTGATTttagcaaagaagaaaacaaaaccatcagAAATGATCAATTAAGTGAATATTGttccataagaaagaaaaatttgctCCCCTTGTGCTTTGAGGATGAATTGAAAAAGCCAAATGCCAAGATAATCAACATTAGTCCAGCAAAGACAGTAACTTCTCATATG GAACAAAATGACACAAATCCCATAATTTTCCATGAGACTGGATATGTACAAATGTTACTTTTGACAAAAAATAGACTTCCTCTCTATCCcatggaaaaggaaaacatttaccCACATAAAAGACcagattttgttttagaaagaaattgtGAAATCCTCAAATCTTTAATTAGTGATCAATGTATTATTCCTTCCAAACCTAAAAGAATTATGCCTACTGCATGGAAAAGAGATATACGAGCACTAGCTTTTAAAGTGGGCCATAGAGTTGTAGAGGGTAAACTAAAGAAGGAAACGAGTAAGCAGACATTTGAAAACATATCCTGGAGCAAACTCTATGATTTCTCACAGACTTTTTCCAGCCTAACAAAAAAATTTGTGGGCTTCTTTGATAAAACTGTTATTCAAGAAATGAGTGCCAGACATGGCAACTTGGAAAGAATGTTTTCTACAGTAAAACCAATTAGCAAATTCAGTGCCTTACCTGTCAAATATGGCTCAAAGCCTTTAAAAACTATACTCGAAGTTCATAAATTAAGTAATATAACACCACTGGATGATTTGTTAAAATAG